A portion of the uncultured Draconibacterium sp. genome contains these proteins:
- a CDS encoding amidohydrolase yields the protein MENLKITIIQPDIIWENPEANLYKYSEMLEKNNETDLIILPEMFTTGFSMHPEKLKEQMNGPSVKWMQQVAAQKNAAVVGSLIIEELGKIYNRALWVFSDGKIESYDKRHLYSMGQEHLHYAPGKDKLIVDYKGWKFCPQICYDLRFPVFARNLENYDVVFYMANWPSPRHHVWKNLLISRAIENQAYCFGINRVGTDGTGLKYLGDSTSISPKGKAEFMGENEAVKTFEISYSELHDFRRKFPLLNDRDTFSIL from the coding sequence ATGGAAAATCTAAAAATTACCATCATACAACCCGATATAATCTGGGAAAATCCAGAGGCAAACCTGTACAAATATTCAGAAATGCTTGAGAAGAATAATGAAACAGATTTGATCATTCTTCCGGAAATGTTCACAACAGGTTTTTCAATGCATCCGGAGAAGTTAAAAGAACAGATGAATGGGCCGTCAGTAAAATGGATGCAGCAGGTAGCTGCCCAAAAGAATGCAGCCGTAGTTGGTAGCCTGATCATAGAAGAGCTTGGAAAGATTTACAACCGTGCACTCTGGGTATTTTCCGACGGAAAAATTGAATCATACGACAAGCGACATTTGTACAGCATGGGGCAGGAACACTTGCATTACGCTCCCGGAAAAGATAAGTTAATTGTCGATTACAAAGGCTGGAAATTCTGTCCGCAAATTTGTTACGACCTGCGTTTCCCGGTTTTTGCGCGAAACCTGGAGAATTATGATGTTGTTTTTTACATGGCCAACTGGCCATCGCCACGTCACCATGTTTGGAAAAACCTGCTTATTTCACGAGCCATCGAAAATCAAGCCTACTGTTTTGGTATTAATCGTGTTGGGACTGATGGAACCGGTTTAAAATATCTTGGCGATTCTACTTCTATTTCTCCAAAAGGAAAAGCTGAATTTATGGGGGAGAATGAAGCTGTAAAAACATTCGAAATTTCTTACTCTGAATTACACGATTTCAGACGGAAATTCCCACTGCTAAACGATCGTGATACTTTCTCAATTCTCTAA
- a CDS encoding zinc-dependent alcohol dehydrogenase family protein, with the protein MKAVYYEEFKGKVEVKEVPNPTVSPDSVIIKVEATGLCRSDWHGWMGHDPDIVLPHVPGHELAGTIADVGSEIKNFKVGDHVTVPFVSGCGCCPECQTGNQQVCDNQFQPGFTAWGSFAEFVEIKYADINLVHLPDEIDFVTAASLGCRFITSFRAVIDQGKVTAGQWVAVHGCGGVGLSAINIAAGAGANVIAVDIDDEKLKLAQNLGANFLINAKHIEDIPAKIIKVTERGAHISIDALGSQETCFNSISCLRKRGKHVQVGLTTADHKHPKVPMDKVVAHEIEILGSHGMQAFRYDAVFEMIKTGKVHPELMLGKTISLEEAPEALMNMNKFENLGVTVINIFK; encoded by the coding sequence ATGAAGGCAGTTTATTACGAAGAATTCAAGGGGAAAGTAGAAGTTAAGGAAGTTCCCAATCCAACGGTTTCGCCGGATAGTGTGATAATAAAAGTGGAAGCCACCGGGCTTTGTCGCAGCGACTGGCATGGCTGGATGGGGCACGATCCGGATATTGTTTTGCCACATGTTCCTGGTCATGAATTGGCTGGAACAATCGCTGATGTTGGATCAGAAATCAAAAACTTTAAGGTTGGCGACCACGTTACGGTACCGTTTGTCAGTGGTTGCGGCTGCTGCCCCGAGTGCCAGACCGGCAATCAGCAGGTTTGTGATAACCAGTTTCAACCAGGATTCACAGCCTGGGGATCGTTCGCTGAGTTCGTGGAAATAAAATATGCCGATATCAACCTGGTGCATTTGCCCGATGAAATTGACTTTGTAACAGCTGCCAGTCTGGGATGCAGGTTTATCACCTCTTTTCGTGCAGTTATCGACCAGGGAAAAGTTACGGCCGGACAATGGGTGGCTGTGCATGGCTGCGGAGGAGTTGGACTGTCGGCCATTAATATTGCTGCTGGTGCAGGAGCAAATGTAATTGCTGTAGATATCGACGATGAAAAGTTAAAATTGGCTCAAAATCTGGGGGCGAATTTTCTTATCAATGCTAAACACATAGAAGATATTCCGGCTAAAATTATTAAAGTAACCGAGCGTGGAGCTCATATTTCCATCGATGCGCTTGGCAGTCAGGAAACCTGTTTTAATTCCATTTCCTGCTTGCGAAAACGGGGAAAACATGTGCAGGTTGGATTAACAACCGCAGATCATAAACACCCGAAAGTGCCTATGGATAAAGTGGTGGCTCATGAAATTGAAATCCTTGGTAGCCATGGAATGCAGGCATTTCGTTACGATGCTGTTTTCGAAATGATAAAAACCGGCAAAGTGCATCCTGAGTTGATGTTGGGAAAAACAATTTCATTGGAAGAAGCACCTGAAGCTTTGATGAATATGAATAAATTTGAGAATCTGGGAGTGACTGTTATCAATATATTTAAATAA
- a CDS encoding Hsp20/alpha crystallin family protein: MNLVRFENPRYNVNRTLVDELFNNFLKNDYHENYAKNSGASPATNVFETEKEFKIEVLLPGFVKEDLQLNVHKNVLTVKVEKEEKENNEAYKYAHREFGVKNFEKKYRLPKSVDAEKISAKFENGILNIELPKKEEALEKEPVEIKVS; this comes from the coding sequence ATGAATTTAGTAAGATTTGAAAACCCACGTTACAACGTAAACAGAACTTTAGTTGACGAGTTATTCAACAATTTCTTGAAAAACGATTACCACGAAAACTATGCTAAAAATAGTGGAGCATCGCCGGCAACCAACGTTTTTGAAACAGAAAAAGAATTCAAAATCGAAGTATTGTTACCGGGATTTGTAAAAGAAGATCTTCAGCTGAATGTTCACAAAAATGTATTGACTGTTAAGGTTGAAAAAGAAGAAAAAGAAAACAACGAGGCTTATAAATATGCACACCGCGAGTTTGGTGTAAAAAATTTCGAAAAGAAATATCGCTTGCCAAAATCGGTTGATGCTGAAAAGATTAGCGCGAAATTTGAAAATGGAATTCTGAACATTGAACTTCCGAAAAAAGAAGAAGCGTTGGAGAAAGAGCCCGTTGAAATTAAAGTGTCATAA
- a CDS encoding glycoside hydrolase family 97 protein, protein MFRAVLCTLVLTFSVFRLSAKEFQLKSPDGKVVVAISVGEDLGYTVTYNNNEVLDFSTIAFEFVEAAPIGKAFTVLDTKQATVDETWKPVLKRYDEIQNNYNSLVVYTQEIRFPKRLVNVEFRAYNDGVAYRVEFPEQFANRENTMTDELSVFNFADDFTCWSADYKSYVSSQETEFWKKKISDITDKMVTGLPITIEVADNCYAALTEADLTDYAGMFVKPYSKAGKFALRSDLAPLPGQQENGNKVVFKFPHLTPWRVLMLGETPGDLVESEIVQNLNDPCEIEDPSWIKPGISAWDHWWSGEVKMEQDVILQYIDLASEMGWDYMLIDWQWYGMYNQAEADITTPAEQLDMPAIFEYAKSKNVKCWLWMYWTDVDRSDFDAACALYHEWGAAGIKIDFMDRSDQEMVNWYHRIVTTAAKHQLMVDFHGAYKPTGWRRTYPNLMTREGVMGNEYNKWWLCMTPEHLCTLPFTRMLAGPMDYTPGGFLNRMPNKFRNGTPANVMGSRANTLAQFVVYDSPYQVACDHPDNYRGQTGVEFLKKVKTVWDDTKVLNGAIGEYITMARRNENDWFIGAMTNSEDRKLEVTLDFLTDGEYKMTIYSDTEETPDNGEAVAEMEKVVKKGDVIEIDMVAGGGYAAVLEPVQ, encoded by the coding sequence ATGTTTCGAGCCGTTTTATGTACGCTAGTGCTGACCTTCTCTGTGTTCAGGCTTTCAGCAAAAGAATTTCAGTTAAAATCCCCCGATGGAAAAGTGGTTGTAGCCATCTCTGTTGGTGAAGATTTGGGGTACACTGTTACCTATAACAACAATGAGGTGTTGGATTTTTCAACGATAGCCTTCGAGTTTGTTGAAGCAGCCCCGATTGGAAAAGCTTTTACTGTCCTTGATACAAAACAAGCTACAGTTGACGAAACGTGGAAACCGGTATTAAAACGATATGACGAAATTCAAAATAATTATAACAGTCTGGTAGTTTATACGCAGGAAATCCGTTTCCCAAAACGTTTGGTAAATGTTGAATTCCGGGCTTACAACGATGGAGTTGCTTACCGTGTTGAATTTCCGGAACAGTTTGCTAACCGGGAGAATACGATGACCGACGAACTATCAGTATTTAACTTTGCAGATGATTTTACCTGTTGGTCGGCCGATTACAAAAGCTATGTGAGTTCGCAGGAAACTGAATTTTGGAAAAAGAAAATCTCGGATATTACCGATAAAATGGTAACCGGGCTGCCGATAACCATTGAAGTGGCTGATAATTGTTATGCGGCACTTACAGAGGCCGATTTAACTGATTATGCCGGAATGTTTGTGAAACCATATTCAAAGGCCGGAAAATTTGCTTTACGTTCTGATCTGGCACCGTTGCCCGGACAACAGGAAAATGGAAACAAAGTAGTATTTAAATTTCCACATCTTACACCCTGGCGTGTGCTTATGCTGGGCGAAACTCCAGGAGATTTGGTGGAATCGGAGATTGTGCAGAACCTGAATGATCCGTGTGAGATTGAAGACCCGTCGTGGATAAAGCCTGGAATTAGTGCCTGGGATCACTGGTGGAGTGGAGAAGTAAAAATGGAGCAGGACGTGATTTTGCAATATATTGACCTTGCATCGGAAATGGGCTGGGATTATATGCTGATCGATTGGCAATGGTACGGTATGTATAACCAGGCGGAAGCCGATATTACAACTCCTGCCGAGCAACTGGATATGCCGGCCATTTTTGAGTACGCAAAAAGCAAAAATGTTAAATGCTGGCTGTGGATGTACTGGACAGACGTTGATCGCTCTGATTTTGATGCTGCCTGCGCGTTGTATCACGAATGGGGAGCTGCCGGAATAAAAATCGATTTTATGGATCGCAGCGATCAGGAAATGGTAAATTGGTATCACCGGATTGTAACTACAGCCGCAAAACACCAGTTGATGGTTGATTTTCACGGGGCTTATAAACCAACCGGTTGGCGCAGGACTTATCCAAACTTAATGACCCGCGAAGGCGTGATGGGAAATGAATACAATAAATGGTGGTTGTGTATGACGCCCGAGCATCTTTGTACTTTGCCTTTTACCCGAATGCTGGCTGGCCCGATGGATTACACGCCGGGTGGATTTTTAAACCGCATGCCCAATAAATTTAGAAATGGAACTCCTGCAAATGTTATGGGAAGTCGCGCTAATACTTTGGCTCAATTCGTAGTTTATGATAGTCCGTACCAGGTGGCCTGCGATCATCCGGATAATTACAGAGGGCAAACCGGTGTAGAATTTCTGAAGAAAGTAAAAACAGTTTGGGACGATACGAAAGTGCTGAATGGCGCAATTGGCGAATACATAACAATGGCGCGCCGCAATGAAAACGACTGGTTTATTGGCGCAATGACCAACAGTGAAGACCGAAAACTGGAAGTGACTCTTGATTTTCTTACTGATGGAGAATATAAAATGACAATCTATTCGGATACTGAAGAGACGCCGGACAATGGTGAAGCTGTCGCCGAAATGGAAAAAGTGGTAAAAAAAGGAGATGTAATAGAAATTGACATGGTTGCCGGTGGCGGTTATGCTGCTGTTTTGGAGCCGGTTCAGTAG
- a CDS encoding LexA family transcriptional regulator, with amino-acid sequence MHFAQNLKFLRKRRKRSQMDLATELGLTRTTLSGYEKNVQPPFPVLIKISEYFNVSLDALIKYRLEVLSEQQLSQIEKGFDVDVTGRKLRLLTISVDKEGKENIEMVPVKAQAGYTNSYGDLDFIASLPKFKLPFLPEEKTYRTFQIQGDSMLPIKEGSWVTCSFAEDWTNIKDGKACIVVTKDEGVVFKLVYKRLEDKNFLLVSLNRNYSPYEISVSQVVEIWQFETVNSFDIESD; translated from the coding sequence ATGCATTTCGCACAAAATCTAAAATTTCTACGCAAACGCCGCAAAAGATCGCAAATGGATCTGGCAACAGAGCTGGGATTAACACGCACTACCCTTTCCGGGTACGAGAAAAATGTGCAGCCACCTTTCCCGGTGCTTATAAAAATATCGGAGTATTTTAATGTGTCGCTCGATGCACTGATTAAATACCGGCTGGAAGTTTTGTCGGAGCAGCAACTTTCGCAAATCGAAAAAGGATTTGATGTGGATGTGACGGGCCGCAAACTAAGGCTACTAACAATCTCTGTCGACAAAGAAGGCAAGGAAAACATCGAAATGGTTCCGGTAAAAGCGCAGGCCGGCTACACTAACAGCTACGGCGATCTGGATTTTATTGCGTCGCTGCCCAAATTTAAACTTCCGTTTTTGCCGGAAGAAAAAACCTACCGAACTTTCCAGATTCAGGGCGACTCGATGTTGCCGATAAAAGAAGGCTCGTGGGTAACTTGTTCTTTTGCCGAAGACTGGACCAACATAAAAGATGGCAAAGCCTGCATTGTGGTAACAAAAGACGAGGGCGTAGTTTTCAAACTGGTTTACAAACGTTTAGAAGACAAAAATTTCTTATTGGTTTCGTTAAACCGAAATTATTCGCCGTACGAAATTTCGGTTTCGCAGGTGGTTGAAATATGGCAATTTGAAACCGTAAACAGTTTTGATATAGAAAGCGATTAA
- a CDS encoding PQQ-binding-like beta-propeller repeat protein has product MKSQIFLFSLLFLFAFSTTKAQPKAEDNWMQWRGPLGNGVAVKANPPVDFSETKNLKWKTAIPGRGNATPIVYEDKIVILTAVPTDPSVDPQVSPNVDHDFKVILVNRNDGSVIWEKTVATDLPKGKIHELSSWASNSPCTDGEMIYAYFGSFGLYCLDFDGNVIWKRDFGTMEKRMNFGDGASPYLYKDRLFIQWDHEGDSYLYALDKKTGEDVWKLKRDEPTSWSTPFVVEANGKTQVITSGTNQIISYDYETGETIWSGKGLTQNVIPVPVYENGIVYLMSGFRGSFLKAVDLSKASGDITDSDAIIWSYDQDTPYTPTPLLMDGKLYFLRVNNGVMTCLDAKDGSVNYSKERLEGISTIFSSPSGADGKIYIAASGICLVVKAGDDFEILASNELDDDFHASPVFVDNQLFLRGFENLYCFEE; this is encoded by the coding sequence ATGAAATCTCAAATCTTTCTATTTTCTCTTCTTTTTCTTTTTGCTTTTTCAACGACCAAAGCACAACCCAAGGCCGAAGACAATTGGATGCAATGGCGCGGCCCGCTTGGCAACGGTGTAGCCGTAAAAGCTAATCCTCCGGTTGATTTCAGCGAAACCAAAAACCTGAAATGGAAAACCGCAATACCGGGCAGAGGAAACGCCACGCCAATTGTTTACGAAGACAAAATTGTTATTCTGACGGCTGTTCCGACTGATCCGTCTGTCGACCCACAAGTTTCGCCCAATGTAGACCACGATTTTAAGGTAATTCTTGTGAACAGAAACGACGGTAGTGTTATCTGGGAAAAAACGGTAGCTACCGATCTTCCTAAAGGTAAAATACATGAACTAAGTAGCTGGGCTTCGAATTCTCCCTGCACCGACGGTGAAATGATTTACGCCTACTTTGGATCTTTTGGACTGTATTGTCTGGATTTTGACGGAAATGTGATCTGGAAACGTGATTTCGGAACCATGGAAAAGCGCATGAACTTTGGCGATGGCGCGTCGCCGTACCTATATAAAGACCGGCTTTTTATACAATGGGACCACGAAGGTGATTCATATTTATATGCCTTGGACAAAAAAACAGGAGAAGATGTTTGGAAACTCAAGAGAGACGAGCCAACATCATGGTCCACACCTTTTGTAGTAGAAGCCAACGGAAAAACACAGGTAATTACCAGCGGTACCAACCAAATTATTAGCTATGATTACGAAACCGGCGAAACCATTTGGTCAGGGAAAGGATTAACACAAAATGTAATTCCGGTTCCGGTTTACGAAAACGGTATTGTTTATCTGATGAGTGGTTTCAGAGGATCGTTTTTAAAAGCTGTCGACCTCTCAAAAGCCAGTGGCGACATTACCGATTCGGATGCAATTATCTGGAGTTATGACCAGGATACACCATATACGCCGACTCCTCTTTTGATGGATGGAAAGCTTTATTTCTTACGTGTGAATAATGGAGTTATGACCTGCCTTGATGCGAAAGACGGAAGCGTAAATTACTCCAAAGAAAGATTGGAGGGAATCAGCACAATTTTCTCATCTCCTTCAGGTGCCGATGGCAAAATATACATTGCAGCAAGCGGAATTTGTTTGGTTGTAAAAGCCGGTGACGATTTTGAAATTCTGGCTTCAAACGAATTAGATGATGATTTCCACGCATCGCCCGTTTTTGTTGATAACCAGCTATTTTTAAGAGGATTTGAAAACTTGTATTGTTTTGAAGAATAA
- the dnaE gene encoding DNA polymerase III subunit alpha has protein sequence MLLNSHTYYSYKFGTLSIDELIDEAIGKGYNSLVLTDINNTSATIDFIRRCEGKDLRPVVGIDFRNGAQQQYIGIARNNSGFQQLTEHLTMHLHEEADFAERAPEMEDVYFIYPVGKVHPKLLRENEFIGVKPTQISKIFGDLRNHREKLVVLQPVTFRNKRDFNIHRLLRTMDNNTLLSRLPKSEEASPDEIMFSQEKISEVFRDFPDIIENTQRLINNCTIQFTFKKAKNKKCFTNSPEEDFELLTKLANKGLKYRFGNPSEAVVARMEKELAVIRQMDFSSYFLINWDLVEYARREGCYYVGRGSGANSMVAYLLRITDVDPIELDLYFERFINPSRKSPPDFDIDFASRDRDHITRYIFDRHDWDHTALVGTYITFQYKSVVRELGKVFGLPTHEIEKLQKVKDFSSLDDIGKLVLQYSKLIHGFPSHLSVHSSGILISEEPISAYSATIMPPKGFPTVHFSMLEAEDIGFAKFDILGQRGLSKIQDAIQLVQENTGDEIDIHDLKTFKEDQQIKELLMRGNTIGCFYVESPAMRMLLTKLEADDYLRLVAASSIIRPGVAQSGMMREYILRYRDRSRCVAAKAEAPELYQLLEETYGVMVYQEDVIKVAHLFAGLTLAESDILRRGMSWKFKQRNEFGKIKDKFFSNCAERGYALDLIKRVWEQIESFANYAFSKGHSASYAVESFQALFIKAYYPLEYIVATINNGGGFYRTELYVHEARMHGATIFPPCVNRSEMQTVIDGKVIHLGLGFLKSLETNTVNAVLQERYRGGYYQSLQDFLERVPISLEQLSILIRIGAFNFTRKSKKELLWNAHFILSKSKKTAPERTLFKREVKEFKIPELYYHPLENAYDEIELLGFPVTCSPFHLLEDMPLPPTTAADLPFLINQNVAIVGSLVHVKRTRTNDGKTMSFGVFIDFKGHWIDTVQFPEVAVRYPFSGGSCYLIKGKVVEEFGFLSIEATEIYRLPNENMEEPSTRLKAPDKSKLLRSIVAEDARLLN, from the coding sequence ATGCTACTAAATAGCCACACATACTACAGCTACAAATTCGGAACGCTTTCCATCGACGAGTTGATTGATGAAGCGATCGGGAAAGGCTACAACTCGCTGGTGTTGACCGATATCAACAATACGTCGGCTACCATCGATTTTATCCGCCGTTGCGAGGGAAAAGATTTGCGTCCGGTTGTGGGAATCGATTTCAGAAATGGCGCACAGCAGCAATACATTGGCATTGCACGAAATAACAGTGGCTTTCAGCAATTGACCGAGCACCTGACGATGCATTTACATGAAGAGGCTGATTTTGCAGAACGGGCGCCGGAAATGGAGGACGTGTATTTTATTTATCCGGTTGGGAAAGTGCATCCAAAGCTGTTGCGCGAGAATGAATTTATCGGGGTAAAACCAACGCAGATCAGTAAAATCTTTGGAGATCTGCGGAATCACCGGGAAAAACTGGTGGTGTTGCAGCCGGTCACTTTTCGTAATAAACGCGATTTTAATATCCACCGGCTTTTGCGCACAATGGACAATAATACTTTGCTAAGTCGTCTTCCAAAAAGCGAAGAAGCCAGCCCGGATGAGATTATGTTTTCGCAGGAAAAAATTAGTGAGGTATTTCGCGATTTTCCGGATATTATTGAAAATACACAGCGTCTGATTAATAATTGTACCATTCAGTTTACCTTCAAAAAAGCCAAAAACAAAAAGTGTTTTACCAATTCGCCCGAAGAAGATTTTGAATTGTTGACAAAGCTGGCGAACAAGGGATTAAAATATCGTTTTGGCAATCCTTCGGAGGCTGTGGTTGCGCGAATGGAGAAAGAACTGGCAGTGATTCGTCAGATGGATTTTTCCTCGTATTTTCTCATCAACTGGGATCTGGTGGAGTACGCCCGCCGCGAAGGTTGTTACTATGTGGGGCGGGGAAGTGGTGCCAACAGTATGGTGGCTTACCTGTTGCGTATTACCGATGTCGATCCGATCGAACTGGATCTGTATTTCGAGCGTTTTATCAATCCGTCGCGGAAAAGTCCGCCTGATTTTGACATTGATTTTGCCTCGCGTGATCGTGATCATATTACGCGCTACATTTTCGACCGGCACGACTGGGATCACACGGCGCTGGTGGGAACGTACATCACTTTTCAATACAAATCGGTAGTTCGTGAGTTGGGAAAGGTGTTTGGTTTGCCAACGCACGAGATTGAAAAACTGCAAAAAGTAAAAGATTTCAGCAGTCTGGATGATATTGGAAAACTGGTATTGCAGTACAGTAAACTGATCCACGGTTTTCCGAGCCATTTGAGTGTGCATTCCAGCGGCATTCTTATTTCCGAAGAACCCATCAGTGCGTACTCGGCTACTATCATGCCGCCAAAAGGTTTCCCAACCGTTCATTTTAGTATGCTCGAAGCCGAAGACATTGGTTTTGCCAAGTTCGATATTTTGGGGCAGCGCGGGCTGAGCAAAATTCAGGATGCTATTCAGTTGGTACAGGAAAATACAGGTGATGAAATTGATATCCACGACCTGAAGACTTTTAAGGAAGATCAGCAGATAAAAGAGCTGCTAATGCGCGGAAATACAATCGGGTGTTTTTATGTGGAATCGCCGGCCATGCGCATGTTACTCACCAAACTGGAGGCCGACGATTACCTGCGTTTGGTGGCGGCCAGTTCTATTATTCGCCCGGGAGTGGCACAGAGCGGAATGATGCGCGAGTACATTTTGCGTTACCGCGATCGTAGTCGTTGTGTGGCAGCAAAAGCAGAAGCACCGGAACTTTACCAACTGCTGGAAGAAACCTACGGTGTAATGGTGTACCAGGAGGATGTGATAAAAGTAGCGCACCTTTTTGCCGGTCTCACACTGGCCGAGTCGGACATTTTGAGGCGCGGTATGTCGTGGAAATTCAAACAACGCAACGAGTTTGGAAAAATCAAAGACAAATTTTTCTCCAATTGTGCAGAACGTGGCTATGCCCTAGATTTGATAAAACGTGTGTGGGAGCAGATCGAGAGTTTTGCTAATTACGCTTTTTCCAAAGGGCACTCGGCCTCGTATGCGGTAGAGAGTTTCCAGGCGCTGTTTATAAAGGCCTACTATCCGCTCGAATATATTGTGGCAACCATCAACAACGGCGGAGGTTTTTACCGCACCGAACTGTATGTGCACGAAGCGCGTATGCACGGGGCAACGATTTTTCCGCCCTGTGTGAACCGCAGCGAAATGCAAACCGTAATCGACGGAAAAGTTATTCATCTTGGTCTGGGATTTTTAAAAAGCCTCGAAACAAATACCGTAAATGCTGTTTTACAAGAACGCTACCGGGGTGGTTATTACCAAAGTTTACAGGATTTTCTGGAACGCGTGCCCATTTCGCTGGAGCAGCTGAGTATTTTAATTCGGATTGGCGCCTTTAACTTTACCCGCAAGTCGAAAAAAGAATTACTGTGGAATGCGCATTTTATTTTGTCGAAATCGAAAAAGACAGCACCCGAGCGCACTTTGTTTAAGCGGGAAGTGAAAGAGTTTAAAATTCCGGAGTTGTATTATCATCCGCTGGAAAATGCTTACGATGAAATTGAGCTGCTGGGTTTTCCGGTTACCTGCTCACCTTTTCATTTACTGGAAGATATGCCGTTGCCGCCAACCACTGCCGCCGATCTGCCTTTTTTAATCAACCAGAACGTGGCGATTGTAGGAAGTCTGGTGCATGTAAAACGCACCCGAACCAACGATGGAAAGACGATGAGTTTTGGTGTGTTCATCGATTTTAAAGGACACTGGATCGATACGGTACAGTTTCCGGAGGTTGCCGTACGTTACCCTTTTTCGGGTGGTAGTTGCTACCTGATAAAAGGGAAAGTGGTGGAAGAATTTGGCTTTCTCAGCATTGAAGCAACAGAAATTTACCGCCTGCCGAATGAAAATATGGAAGAGCCGTCGACTCGGTTAAAGGCACCGGATAAAAGTAAGTTGTTACGGTCGATTGTTGCTGAGGATGCTAGATTGTTAAATTGA
- the dinB gene encoding DNA polymerase IV gives MNRNIVHIDLDTFFVSCERLMNRELIGKPVLVGGTSGRGVVAACSYEARQYGIHSAMPMQMARRLCPEAIVVKGNSSIYSKFSDEITDIIKEGAPLYEKSSIDEFYIDVSGMDKFYGCYKWAQELRERIIDQTHLPISFGLSTNKTVSKVATGEIKPNNFQQIEYGHEKEFLAPLPVKKIPMVGDQTYKMLLSMGIRYVKTIQEMPIELMDKVMGKNGIVLWKKAQGIDNSLVEPYHERKSISSSLTFEKDTIDVQALKNLLLAMAEKLAFYLRNGNKLTSCVTVTVRYSDFDTRTRQKRIPYTSLDHTLIQTTMELFDQLYTRRVLVRLVGVRFSHLVGGSYQMKLFEDDTKLINLYQRMDKIRNRFGQNAVQRASTMGTRGIGQMANPFNGQPPVIPAHRRM, from the coding sequence TTGAATCGAAATATTGTACATATTGATCTGGACACCTTTTTTGTGTCGTGTGAAAGGCTGATGAACCGGGAGTTGATCGGCAAACCGGTGTTGGTTGGAGGTACCAGTGGACGGGGAGTGGTGGCTGCCTGCAGTTACGAAGCGCGACAATACGGCATACATTCGGCCATGCCCATGCAAATGGCCCGCCGACTTTGTCCCGAGGCCATTGTGGTAAAAGGAAACAGCTCCATTTATAGCAAATTCTCCGACGAAATAACCGATATTATTAAAGAAGGAGCACCGCTTTACGAAAAATCATCCATCGACGAGTTTTATATTGATGTAAGCGGAATGGACAAATTTTACGGCTGCTATAAGTGGGCGCAAGAGCTACGCGAACGAATTATTGATCAGACACATTTACCCATTTCTTTTGGACTGTCGACCAATAAAACGGTGTCGAAAGTGGCAACAGGAGAGATAAAACCCAATAATTTTCAGCAGATTGAATACGGGCATGAAAAAGAGTTTCTGGCGCCGCTTCCGGTGAAAAAAATCCCGATGGTGGGCGATCAGACTTATAAAATGCTGCTGAGCATGGGAATCCGTTATGTAAAAACCATCCAGGAAATGCCTATCGAATTGATGGACAAAGTGATGGGAAAAAACGGGATTGTGTTGTGGAAAAAGGCGCAGGGAATCGATAATTCGCTGGTAGAACCGTATCACGAGCGGAAATCTATTTCATCGTCGCTTACTTTCGAGAAAGACACCATTGATGTGCAGGCGCTGAAAAACTTGTTGCTGGCCATGGCCGAAAAACTGGCTTTTTATCTGCGCAACGGAAACAAACTTACGTCGTGTGTTACGGTAACCGTGCGTTATTCCGATTTCGATACCCGCACCCGCCAAAAGCGCATTCCGTATACTTCGCTTGATCATACGCTTATTCAAACTACTATGGAACTTTTCGATCAGTTGTACACACGCCGGGTTTTGGTGCGGCTGGTGGGCGTGCGTTTTAGTCATTTGGTGGGCGGAAGTTACCAGATGAAACTGTTTGAAGACGATACCAAGCTGATAAATCTGTACCAGCGCATGGACAAGATCCGCAACCGTTTTGGCCAGAATGCAGTGCAGCGGGCCTCAACCATGGGAACCCGTGGTATCGGACAAATGGCGAATCCGTTTAACGGCCAACCACCGGTGATTCCGGCACACAGGAGGATGTAA